In Cellulomonas wangsupingiae, the genomic window ACCGGCCAGGACGAGCGGCGTGTTCGCGTCGCCGCCGTCCGCCCCGTACGCCGCGTCCCAGCTGCCGTCGAGCGCGACCTTCCACTCGTGCGCACCGCCGGGCACCGTGAACGTCGCGGAGAAGCGGCCGGGCACGTCGGTGGCCGCCAGCGTCGTCGCGGCGCACGCGGGGTCCCAGTCGTCGGCGCAGCCGAGCTCGCTCTGCAGGCTGCCGACGAGCGTGACGGAACCCGCAGCGGCGACCGCCGGCGGACCGAGCGCGACGAGCGCTCCCCCGAGGACGACGGAGCCGGCCGCGAGGCCGGCGACGGCGCGTCGGACGCCGGTGCCGCGGGTCGCGCGGGCGGACGTCCGGCGGGTGCAGGGGCGTGGCAGGGCGGCGCCGACCATCGTGACTCCTTCGTCGCGGCACTCCGTCGTGCCGTCGGTGGCTGTCCTGGGAACCTAGCCCGCTGCAACGTGTTGCAGCAAGGTTTCGGTCATACCCGACGCACCGGGCACCACGACGCGAGCGCGATCCGGCGGGTCAACCGCCCAGCAGCTCGTCCAGCCGCCGGCGCAGCCCGTCGTCCACCACCGCGTCGTCGACGTCGAGGACCTTGTCGCGGCTCGTCGCGCCGGCCACCAGGGTCACGTGACGCGGGCGCACACCGAGCGCGTCCGCGACGGCCGCGAGGGCCGCCTGCGTCGCGGCGCCGTCCACGGCGCGCGCGGTCACCGCCACGACCAGCCGGTCGGCGTACCTGCCACCGACCCGCGTGCGCGACGCACCGGGCCGGACCCGGATCGCGACGCGCACCCGACCCGACCCGCTCAGACGAGCCCGAGCGCCCGCACCGCCTCGCGCTCCTCGACCAGCTCGGCCACCGACGCGTCGATCCGCTCGCGGGAGAACGCGTCGACGTCGAGGTCGGGGACGATCGTGTAGGCGCCGTCGGCGGCCGTGACGGGGAACGACGAGAGGAGACCCTCGGGCACGCCGTAGGAGCCGTCGGACACCACGCCCGCCGACGTCCAGTCCCCCGCCGGCGTGCCGTGCACCCACGTGTGCACGTGGTCGATCGCCGCGTTGGCCGCCGACGCCGCCGACGACGCGCCGCGTGCCTCGATGATCGCCGCGCCGCGCTTGGCGACCGTGGGGATGAACGTGTCACGCACCCACGCGTCGTCGCCGACCACCTCGAGCGCGGGGCGCCCGCCGATCGTGGCGTGCGTGAGGTCGGGGTACTGCGTGGCGGAGTGGTTGCCCCAGATGGCGACGCGTGCGATGTCGTCGATAGCGGCGCCCGTGCGGTGCCGCAGCTGGGCCAGGGCCCGGTTGTGGTCGAGCCGCGTCATCGCGGTGAACCGGTCGGCAGGCACGTCGGGCGCGTGGGACGACGCGATGTACGCGTTGGTGTTGGCGGGGTTGCCCACCACCAGGACACGCACGTCGGACGCGGCACCGGCGTTGATCGCCGCGCCCTGCGGGCCGAAGATGCCGCCGTTGGCGCTCAGCAGGTCGCCGCGCTCCATGCCCTTGGTCCGCGGACGGGCACCCACCAGCAGCGCCACGTTCACGCCGTCGAACGCGGCCTTGGCGTCGTCGGTGATGTCGATGCCGTCGAGCAGGGGGAAGGCGCAGTCGTCGAGCTCCATCGCCACACCCTCGGCGGCCTTCACCGCCGGCGGGATCTCCAGCATGCGCAGCCGCACCGGGGTGTCGGGCCCGAGCAGCTGGCCCGAGGCGATGCGGAAGGCGAGGGCGTACCCGATCTGACCGGCGGCGCCGGTGACGGTGACGACAGCGGGCGTGGAGACGGACACGGACGGGCTCCTTCGATCGGCCGACGGGCGGCGCGACACCCAGGGCGTCGACGCCTGCGTCGAACCTACCCGAGCGTCACCACGGACGGC contains:
- a CDS encoding DUF167 domain-containing protein yields the protein MRVAIRVRPGASRTRVGGRYADRLVVAVTARAVDGAATQAALAAVADALGVRPRHVTLVAGATSRDKVLDVDDAVVDDGLRRRLDELLGG
- a CDS encoding malate dehydrogenase, whose product is MSVSTPAVVTVTGAAGQIGYALAFRIASGQLLGPDTPVRLRMLEIPPAVKAAEGVAMELDDCAFPLLDGIDITDDAKAAFDGVNVALLVGARPRTKGMERGDLLSANGGIFGPQGAAINAGAASDVRVLVVGNPANTNAYIASSHAPDVPADRFTAMTRLDHNRALAQLRHRTGAAIDDIARVAIWGNHSATQYPDLTHATIGGRPALEVVGDDAWVRDTFIPTVAKRGAAIIEARGASSAASAANAAIDHVHTWVHGTPAGDWTSAGVVSDGSYGVPEGLLSSFPVTAADGAYTIVPDLDVDAFSRERIDASVAELVEEREAVRALGLV